One Chanodichthys erythropterus isolate Z2021 chromosome 10, ASM2448905v1, whole genome shotgun sequence DNA segment encodes these proteins:
- the dhx29 gene encoding ATP-dependent RNA helicase DHX29 — protein MGGKKKKSAAVPTSVQQPAAAGNSAAVNASESTGKKHQKRPNNEKSASKENKLRGPKTYSLSTNAQTDTSVSDKSVLKVVIHPELEKKVIKLINDYRQEHADKGPISGRLTSKKLLDLYTALQMFQFKTEHIEEAMKSSILYGGDLHSALDWLCLNLRDDELPEGFSQKMQEEKQKTRPKFQPPKEDKQQPVTKKEAPKEEEKPKAKTPIKDGGGSMKEWILRYAEQSEDQSSEEDEGHKDTSVYNPELEEKFDPNDRYLQLSAQLYDAKDMAAGSKAKKDKAGQRTAQDRIRVIQQEMKSLECHPMFNSAIKVKDTPKEDKKPVTLTDGKEEINFNLFEEEDTPPAEKTEKKKEPKDIRNFDYTSRSWTGKSPKQFLIDWCRKNLPKSPPPSFQKVAVGRYWKCKVRIQRPDDVLEVCPTILTEDGMQAQHLGATLALYKLVKGQSVHQLLPPTYRDVWLEWRDDEQKEEEQTRSAINKPRDQFIARLLTRLKQQQTLQMQAEPQESLQDAEPEDSWENLDMQEDHEPKRGGGLMMEEASRRLFLKLRGSPVAHRLLAEREQLPVFQHREKVLEALRRHRVLVIAGETGSGKSTQIPQFILEELLAAGETAQPCNVVVTQPRRISATSLASRVSQELGSEDGPGGKNSLCGYQIRMENRSSDATRLLYCTTGVLLRKLQQDQLLSSLTHIIVDEVHERSVQSDFLLTILKEVVHKRTDLHLILMSATVDCQKFANYFNRCPVVTIPGRTFPVEVFHLEDIVEETGYVLEQDSEYCQKYVEEDDEINISITQKGGKTIQHQELIVRDSGSGWDLGPELDHFSSRTRHVLQYMNPSKINMDLILDLLAYLDKSPQFRDVDGAVLVFLPGLAHIQQLHDLLTTDKRFSSKNRYKLVALHSTLSSQDQSSAFTVPPAGVRKIVLSTNIAETGVTIPDVVFVIDTGKTKENRYHESSQMSSLVETFVSKASALQRQGRAGRVREGFCFRLYPKFRFESFIDYSIPEILRVPLEELCLHIMKCEYGSPEDFLCRALDAPQPQAVCNAVSLLRKISACQQDSHTLTPLGHHLAALPVNVKIGKMLIFGAIFGCLEPIATIAAAMSEKSPFAIPMSRKEEANLAKSALAVANSDHMTIFNAYLGWKSSRSEGTRAEMAYCRRHFLNRTALMTIEDVKQELIRMVEQAGFTASKPSRTPRSHPCSELKVLGALTKQDISVLNAVLTAGLYDSVGRILCTPSVDVQDRVACVVETAQGKAHVHPSSVNRFLQTHGWLLFQEKVKYSKVFLRDTTLISPLSMLLFGGDIDVHHRERLISLDGWINFQAPVRIGVIFKHLRKLMDSLLERKLANPRMNLEDEKTIQIITELIKSENML, from the exons ATGGGTGGGAAGAAAAAGAAGTCGGCAGCAGTTCCCACGAGTGTGCAGCAGCCGGCTGCTGCAGGGAACAGTGCTGCTGTGAACGCATCTGAATCCACGGGGAAAAAACACCAAAAGAGACCAAACAATGAGAAATCAGCCTCGAAGGAAAACAAACTCAGAG GTCCTAAAACATACAGTCTTAGCACTAATGCGCAGACTGACACAAGCGTGTCTGATAAATCAGTCCTGAAG GTTGTCATCCATCCAGAACTGGAAAAGAAGGTGATCAAGTTGATCAATGATTATAGGCAAGAACATGCTGATAAAGGACCAATATCTGGGAGACTCACATCCAAAAAGTTGCTG GATTTGTACACGGCCTTGCAAATGTTCCAGTTTAAGACGGAGCACATCGAAGAGGCCATGAAGAGCAGTATTCTGTATGGAGGCGATCTGCACTCAGCGCTCGACTGGCTCTGTCTGAATCTCAGAGATG ATGAGCTACCGGAGGGATTCAGCCAAAAGATGCAAGAGGAGAAACAGAAGACTCGCCCGAAGTTCCAGCCTCCTAAAGAGGACAAGCAACAGCCGGTGACCAAGAAAGAAGCACCCAAAGAGGAGGAGAAACCTAAGGCAAAG ACTCCTATAAAAGATGGTGGTGGCAGTATGAAGGAGTGGATACTGCGCTACGCTGAACAATCTGAAGATCAGAGCAGCGAAGAAGATGAAGGACACAAGGACACAAGTGTTTATAACCCAGAGTTGGAGGAGAAATTTGATCCT AATGACAGATACCTGCAGCTGAGCGCTCAGCTGTATGATGCAAAGGACATGGCTGCTGGATCAAAAGCCAAGAAAGACAAAGCAGGGCAGAGGACAGCACAAGATCGGATCAGAGTCATCCAGCAAG AAATGAAGTCTTTGGAGTGTCATCCAATGTTCAATTCAGCGATCAAAGTTAAAGACACTCCTAAAGAGGACAAGAAGCCAGTTACACTCACTGATGGCAAAGAGGAAATCAACTTCAACCTCTTTGAGGAAGAAGACACACCACCAGCAGAAAAAA ctgagaaaaaaaaggagCCCAAAGACATCCGAAACTTTGACTACACATCAAGGAGCTGGACTGGGAAGTCACCTAAACAGTTTTTGATTGATTGGTGCAGGAAAAACCTCCCGAAGAGCCCTCCACCTTCCTTTCAGAAAGTTGCAGTCGGGAGATATTGGAAATGCAA AGTACGCATTCAGAGACCTGATGATGTTTTGGAGGTGTGTCCCACTATCCTGACTGAAGACGGCATGCAGGCCCAGCACTTAGGAGCCACGTTAGCCCTTTATAAACTAGTCAAAGGACAG TCTGTGCATCAGCTGCTGCCGCCCACCTACCGTGACGTGTGGCTTGAGTGGCGAGATGACGAACAAAAAGAGGAGGAGCAAACCCGCTCCGCCATCAACAAACCACGTGACCAGTTCATCGCACGTCTGCTCACTCGCCTCAAACAGCAGCAAACCCTCCAAATGCAGGCCGAGCCGCAAGAAAGTCTCCAGGACGCAGAACCAGAAGACTCCTGGGAGAACCTGGACATGCAGGAGGACCACGAGCCCAAGCGGGGAGGAGGACTCATGATGGAGGAGGCGTCCCGGAGGCTGTTCCTCAAACTGCGAGGCTCTCCTGTGGCACATAGGCTGCTGGCTGAGAGGGAGCAGCTGCCCGTTTTCCAGCACCGTGAGAAGGTGCTAGAGGCTCTACGGCGCCACCGCGTGCTGGTGATTGCGGGGGAAACGGGAAGTGGGAAGAGCACACAGATCCCTCAGTTCATCCTGGAAGAGCTCCTGGCTGCTGGGGAGACCGCGCAGCCGTGCAATGTGGTGGTGACGCAACCCAGAAGAATTTCAGCCACAAGTCTGGCCAGCAGGGTGTCACAGGAGCTGGGGAGTGAGGATGGACCAGGAGGCAAG AACTCACTGTGTGGATACCAGATCCGGATGGAGAACCGCTCTAGTGACGCCACACGACTGCTGTACTGCACCACTGGAGTTCTGCTGCGCAAACTACAGCAGGACCAGCTCCTCAGCTCCCTCACTCACATCATCGTGGACGAG GTTCACGAGCGAAGCGTACAGTCAGATTTCCTTCTCACCATACTAAAAGAAGTGGTGCATAAGCGCACAGATCTGCATTTGATCTTGATGAGCGCTACAGTCGACTGTCAGAAGTTTGCCAACTACTTCAACCGCTGTCCTGTGGTCACCATACCCGGCAGAACTTTCCCTGTGGAG GTGTTTCACCTGGAGGATATCGTGGAGGAGACGGGTTATGTGCTGGAGCAGGACTCGGAGTACTGTCAGAAGTATGTGGAGGAAGATGATGAGATCAACATCAGCATCACACAGAAAGGAGGGAAGACTATTCAGCACCAG GAGCTGATTGTGAGGGACTCTGGTTCAGGTTGGGATCTGGGCCCTGAGCTGGATCACTTCAGCAGCCGGACACGACACGTCCTGCAGTACATGAACCCCAGCAAGATAAATATGGATCTGATATTAGACCTGCTGGCATACCTGG ATAAATCACCTCAGTTTCGTGATGTGGACGGTGCGGTTCTAGTCTTCCTCCCAGGCCTGGCTCATATTCAACAGCTGCATGATCTACTGACCACAGACAAGAGATTCAGCTCAAAGAACAG ATACAAGCTAGTCGCTCTCCACTCCACACTGTCATCCCAGGACCAGTCTTCTGCATTTACAGTGCCCCCTGCTGGAGTGAGAAAG ATTGTTCTGTCCACAAACATCGCTGAGACTGGCGTCACCATTCCTGATGTGGTCTTTGTCATTGACACaggaaaaacaaaagaaaatcg GTATCATGAAAGCAGCCAGATGAGCTCTCTggtggagacgtttgtgagtaAAGCCAGCGCCCTCCAGAGGCAGGGACGGGCAGGACGTGTTCGAGAGGGCTTCTGTTTCCGCCTTTATCCCAAATTCAG ATTTGAGAGCTTCATTGACTACTCCATCCCAGAAATTCTCAGAGTGCCTTTGGAGGAGCTTTGCCTTCATATTATG AAGTGTGAATATGGCTCTCCAGAGGATTTCCTGTGTCGTGCTCTCGATGCGCCTCAGCCACAGGCCGTGTGTAATGCTGTCAGCCTGCTAAGGAAGATCAGCGCCTGTCAGCAAGATAGCCACACCCTAACACCGCTTGGTCATCACTTGGCTGCCCTTCCAGTCAATGTCAAGATTGGCAAAATGCTTATCTTCGGTGCCATTTTTGGCTGCCTTGAACCCATT gCCACCATTGCTGCAGCCATGTCTGAAAAGTCCCCATTTGCTATTCCTATGAGCAGGAAGGAGGAGGCAAACCTGGCTAAATCTGCTCTAGCAGTTGCAAATTCAGATCACATGACCATCTTCAATGCTTACCTTGG CTGGAAGAGTTCGCGGAGCGAGGGAACTCGTGCAGAGATGGCCTATTGCAGGAGACACTTCCTGAATCGCACTGCCCTAATGACGATTGAG GATGTGAAGCAGGAGCTCATTAGGATGGTGGAGCAGGCCGGTTTCACAGCCTCCAAGCCCAGTCGGACGCCTCGCTCTCACCCCTGCTCTGAACTGAAAGTCCTCGGCGCGCTCACCAAGCAGGACATCTCTGTTCTCAATGCCGTGCTGACGGCCGGTCTGTATGACAGCGTGGGCCGTATCCTCTGCACTCCCTCTGTGGACGTTCAGGATCGGGTGGCGTGTGTGGTTGAGACGGCTCAGGGGAAGGCCCATGTTCACCCCTCCTCCGTCAATCGCTTCCTACAGACCCACGGTTGGCTTCTCTTCCAGGAAAAG GTGAAATACTCTAAGGTGTTTCTAAGAGACACTACGTTGATCTCTCCTTTATCAATGCTGCTGTTTGGAGGTGATATTGACGTGCATCACAGGGAGAGACTCATCtctctggatggatggatcaacTTCCAG GCTCCAGTCAGAATTGGTGTGATATTCAAACACCTTCGCAAGCTGATGGACTCCCTCCTGGAGAGGAAATTGGCCAATCCTAGAATGAATTTGGAAG ATGAGAAGACCATACAGATCATCACAGAACTGATCAAGTCAGAAAACATGCTCTGA